CACACCGGGGTCCCGCCGGATTGGCACCATCCCATCGCCGTAGGCGGCTTGGGCGTGGGGTGCCTCAGGCTTGGGGGACGGGCGAAGCCAGCAGTCGGGTCGGCAGGCGGTGGGCTTGGCCGGGCACAGCCGGCTTCCGGTGCAGGTCTTGAGCCCACCGGCCCGGTGAGACGATTCTATCTGATATTGGCCAGGTGGGACTCTGCGCCGGGGGCACGCAATGCGGTAGTGAATTTGTAGAATCACGCACCGAGAATTGGGGCGAACATGAAAGTTGCGGAATGGGCTTGCTACGGAAGCAACAGGTAGCCATATTGCGATAGCAATACACAAAATTCTATGGCTGACGCTGCTAACAAATATCCTGAGAACGTTCCTGGCAAGTATTACGTTGACAACCAGTGCATTGACTGTGACCTGTGCCGGGAAACGGCCCCTGACAATTTCCAGCGCAACGAGGACGGTGGTTACTCCTTTCTTGCGAAGCAACCGGGTTCACCAGAGGAGGAGACTCGCTGCAAGGAAGCCAAAGAAGGCTGCCCGGTCGAGGCGATCGGCGACGACGGGGCGTAGACTTTCGGTGCCTCGAGCAAGGCCAGTGGCAGAAAGCCTCGGCATTCAATCTGGCCATATCGTAACAGCAGCGCATCTTGCCTTCGCCCCTGGCAGGCTTTGCCGACGACTGCTGCTGGCGTAAGAGGTTAGCATAACCCAGCTTCACCACTGGAGCGGGTCGCAAGGCATTGTCTGGTGAGGCAAGGCTGGCTAAACCGGGATTGATTTCCGGCTTTTTACCCGCAAAGCAGGCGCTCAATTCCTGCTTCCGGTTTGCGGAAAACCCATTAGGCTGGCTCGATTATGGATTGGCTAACCAACCTGATTTGGCACGACGGCAGCCTGTTCGGGATCCAATGGCACACGTGGAAGGTCATCGGCTGGCTGGGCAACCTGATCTTTTTCTCCCGCTTCTTCGTGCAATGGTATGCAACCGAGAAGCGAAAAAGGGTAGTGGTGCCGACAGCATTTTGGTGGCTCAGTTTGGTAGGCTCCCTGCTCCTGCTCAGCTACGCGCTTTTCCACGACCGGGATTCGGTGTTCATCTTTGCCTACGCGTTCACGTGGATTCCCTACATTCGCAACCTGGTGATTCACCGGCGGCACGCGGCGGCGCACCTGACATGCCCGAGTTGCGGAACCCAGTGCCCGCCGCACTCAAGATTCTGTCTTGCCTGTGGGACCCGACTGACCGCCGGTGAGGGAATGGTCTCCGGCTGACGCGCGCCTATTTTTTAGGGGCAACTGGCGCGGGGGCCACAGGCGGCAAGTTGGTAGGGATGGCCGGCTTGAGGTTGTATTTGGCAAGGATGGGAGCAAAGTCGGGATGGACCCGCCCGTATTCGGTGATTTTCTTAATAAAATCCGTCATCAGCGGGCCGCTTACTTTCTGATAGTCATTGATCATTTGCGCGGCCTGCGGGCGAATGGCGGCGAGATCCTTGCTGCTGGAGCGCCACTGCCGGAGCAAGAAGATGTTCAGTGTCCCGCTGATCACGATGACCAGGATGAGGATGGACACGACCAAATGACGCAGGGAGTCATGCTGCGCCTGAAGGTCATTGGCGCCGGAACGGGTGGGGGCATTGGTGTCAATATAGTCCATAGGAACCTACTTGGTGGCGGATTTGCTGGGGGCAGCGGGGTTTGTCTTGGCCGGCTTGAAACCAACGGATTCCAGCAAAGGGTCAATCGCCGGATGGGTCTTGCTGTATTCCAGAGTGTCGTTGGCCAGGGCGGTGATGATCGCGCGGTTTTGATTGATCATGGCCGCCTGGCCTTGAAGCGCGCGCAGTTGGCGGGTGTTGGAAATAAAAAGCCAACACAATACGAGCGAGGCCAGCGCGCTAAGGGTCAAGACCCCGAGCAGGATCGTAATCAAAGGAGAGTTTTTCATAGCTAATGCTGGGCACTGTAGTGTTTTCTTCACCATTGTCCACCATGATTTTGCTTTAAAAGATACTTGCCTTCGGATGGCAAAAGCGGCAGAGTTCGGGTGCTTGAATGACCCGCTCCCAGCGGACGCGGTGAGCGGGGATTAAGTTGGGCTGTCGTGAACTGCACGCGGCCCGCAGAGTTCAGAGTTAATCAGCTTGGCTAAGGAAGAACCGATTGAATTGGCCGGCACAGTGACGCAGGTCCTGCCGGGCACGATGTTCCGCGTGGCGTTGCCAAATGGTCACGAGGTGCTCGCCCATATTTCCGGCAAGATGCGCAAGCACTTCATCCGCATCAGCGTCGGCGACAAAGTCAACGTGGAGATGTCGCCCTACGATCTGGGCAAGGCGCGGATTACGTTTCGGCACGCCTGAAGGCAAGGAGTGGCGAGGCGGGCCCCTGCTTCACGCCGCAGCGTTCGCTTTGGCTCGACTTTGAGACGGGGCAGGGCAATCTGCTTCCCATGCGAATACAATTCCTTGGTGCTACTCGCACGACGACCGGATCGACGTATCTCCTCGAGCTAAACGGGCAGCGATTGCTCCTGGAGTGCGGCTTGTTCCAAGGCCGGCGGGGCGAGTCCATCGAGCGGAATCGGAATTTCCCGTTCGATCCAAAGCAAATTGATGCGGTTGTTCTCAGCCACGCGCATATTGACCACTGCGGGAACCTGCCGAACCTGTGTCGGCAGGGGTTTGAGGGAAATATCTACTGCACCTTCGCGACGCGCGACCTGGCCAGCATCATGCTTGAGGATTCGGCGCAAATCCAACGGGATGACGCTGCTTTCGTGTCCAAGAAGCATGCCAAACAAGGCCTCCCGCCCGTTGAACCACTTTACAGCGCGAGTGATGCGGACAAGGCCATCCAGCAGTTTGTCAGCATAAACTACGATCGCCCCTTCCCGGTGGCGGACGGCTTAACCGTCACTTTTCGCGACGCAGGGCACATCCTCGGAGCGGCTCAGGTGGTGTTCGACATTCGCGAGAGTGGGCGCGAGTATCGGTATCTCTTCAGCGGCGACATCGGGCGCGGCAACGACGACATTCTTCGCGACCCAGTGCCGGTCGAGAACGTGGATTACCTGCAGGTGGAAAGCACATATGGCGCGCGGGCGCATTCGCCGAAAGCCAGCGCCAACGCTGAAGTAGGCCAGATGGTGCGGGAGACCATTGATCGCAAAGGGAAGATCATCATTCCCTCGTTTTCCGTTGGGCGAACGCAGCAGGTCGTCTATACCCTGCATCAGCTGACGCTGGAGGGCCAGTTGCCACGCGTCCCCATTTTTGTGGACAGCCCGTTGAGCGTGAACGCGACCGAGGTCTATCGCCTGCATCCGGAATGCTTCAACGAAACCATCTACAAGTTCCTGCGGGAGAAGGCGAATCCTTTCGGCATGGAGAACCTCACCTACATCCGGGAGGTGGCACATTCGATGAAGCTCAACGAGCTGAAGGACGCGGCCATTATCATCAGCGCCTCAGGCATGGCGGAAGCCGGCAGAATTCGCCATCATCTGGCGAACCATATCGGGAACCCGGCGAACCTGGTTCTTTTCGTGGGTTACTGCGCCGAACATACCCTGGGGGCGCAAATTATGTCTGGCCGAAGCCCGGTGAACATCTTTGGCGAGCCCCACGAGGTGCGCGCCCGGATTGCCTCGCTCGATTCGTTTTCCGGCCATGCGGACAAGGACGAACTCCGCCGCTACGTCGAGACCCTTACCGGAGATATCAAGAAGATTGCCGTGATCCATGGCGAAGAGGCTCAATCCCTGGCATTTGCCGAGACCCTGATGCAGATGAAACCCAAGGCGCAGGTCATCGTTCCGGATTACCAGCAGACGCTCGAGATTTGACCGGGCTGTCCCCTTGAGCCAATCCGGCTGAAACGTGGTGCTGCGGGGTCGTGCCGGCCGTCTCCAAAGCTTGACGCGGCTCCCGCGGAAGGTGGGATTCAGTCGCTAAACCGTGCGCGGTTTCGCCCAACA
This genomic window from Candidatus Paceibacterota bacterium contains:
- a CDS encoding MBL fold metallo-hydrolase codes for the protein MRIQFLGATRTTTGSTYLLELNGQRLLLECGLFQGRRGESIERNRNFPFDPKQIDAVVLSHAHIDHCGNLPNLCRQGFEGNIYCTFATRDLASIMLEDSAQIQRDDAAFVSKKHAKQGLPPVEPLYSASDADKAIQQFVSINYDRPFPVADGLTVTFRDAGHILGAAQVVFDIRESGREYRYLFSGDIGRGNDDILRDPVPVENVDYLQVESTYGARAHSPKASANAEVGQMVRETIDRKGKIIIPSFSVGRTQQVVYTLHQLTLEGQLPRVPIFVDSPLSVNATEVYRLHPECFNETIYKFLREKANPFGMENLTYIREVAHSMKLNELKDAAIIISASGMAEAGRIRHHLANHIGNPANLVLFVGYCAEHTLGAQIMSGRSPVNIFGEPHEVRARIASLDSFSGHADKDELRRYVETLTGDIKKIAVIHGEEAQSLAFAETLMQMKPKAQVIVPDYQQTLEI
- a CDS encoding ferredoxin — protein: MADAANKYPENVPGKYYVDNQCIDCDLCRETAPDNFQRNEDGGYSFLAKQPGSPEEETRCKEAKEGCPVEAIGDDGA
- the infA gene encoding translation initiation factor IF-1, yielding MAKEEPIELAGTVTQVLPGTMFRVALPNGHEVLAHISGKMRKHFIRISVGDKVNVEMSPYDLGKARITFRHA
- a CDS encoding lipid-A-disaccharide synthase N-terminal domain-containing protein gives rise to the protein MDWLTNLIWHDGSLFGIQWHTWKVIGWLGNLIFFSRFFVQWYATEKRKRVVVPTAFWWLSLVGSLLLLSYALFHDRDSVFIFAYAFTWIPYIRNLVIHRRHAAAHLTCPSCGTQCPPHSRFCLACGTRLTAGEGMVSG